The Montipora foliosa isolate CH-2021 chromosome 6, ASM3666993v2, whole genome shotgun sequence genome includes the window GGGGGTGGGGGGCGGGGAAGGAAAAATAAACCGCCTGCCCGCAAAGgcggttaaatttaaaaacgcCCCCCAATTAGTGTAGCTTGATCGCTTTTCCGGAAGTGAATcgtaagccaatgaaaatgaagTAATTCCGTACCGGAAGATAAAATCCACTTCCGACAAAAACAAGTAATACACGTGTTGTCAACTCTGCAAACTTTCAGAGCGACGATGTTGAGATGTCGGAAAAAAGTCCTAGTGACAACTGCAGGCTTTGCAGCATttcttttaaagttaaattcGGAAATGTCGCTGGCAAACAAAGCCATTCGTCGTCGGAAAATCTTTTCAAGCCTTCAAAACGTAAAGATTGTTTCGGCGTCGTTCTCGGCAATATTTGTAGGCAAGTAGGATTGGAGTTGATACAAGACTCGCAAGTCTTTTCAGATCGAGTGTGCAACCCTTGTGGTCGCAAAATTCGAAATCTGGGCCAGTTGTACCAGTTCGTAAAAGCTGGAACTTCTAAAACGGCAAGCACTCCCAGTAAAAGCAGTGGTAAACGCGATCTCGATACTCCGGAGAAAGCGAGTCCATCGTGGAGGAAATCGAAGGTAGTTCGTGTTCATTCACCAGCAGCCAAGACACCACTGAGAGAAGTAAACATGTCGAGGAAATCTCTCGCGTTTGGAACGGAAAATATGGTTTCTGCGTGTGCATCTGCAGCGGAGGATGAAATGTTAAGAAAACTTAACGTGGACGATTTGCCCCAAACGGGACTTCAGGTGAAAGTAGTTTACCGGAACCCTTCTGGACAGGTAATTGCGAGAATTCCTCGAGACGAAGAATCTAAAGCACTGGTGAGAAATATCGCTTGCGAAAAGTGGCGTGAAGCGTCAAATGTCGTTCTGAAACATGAAGAAATTGCTGCCGAAGTGAAGCAGGGAATCAGCAAAGCTGTATCGAAGGAGTTCAACGAATACCTGAAATCGGGAAGTATGCTCGAACTCAGAAATCCTGACGAATTGGCTGGCTTTTCAAACAAACTGTTTATGGAGGAGGTGAGAATCTTTTGTCCTGTCTGGTATGATTGTGTGCTTGGGGCTTGTGGTCTCTCTCGAGAAGACATGCAGGAAGGCGGTCGAGATGTAAATTCTCTTGCTTTAGCAACAGCAACGATCGCTCGTGTGAGAAACACGAAAGCTTCATCAATCCATTACAGAATTTCTACGATACTGTTTCACAGTGGCGTGAAACATGACGATCTGCTTCGTCTGAATCGCATGGGGATTTGTATGTCTCCTGACTCTATTATTCGCCTTCAGAATAAAATGAATGAGCAGTTGGAAGGTAGAGTTAAAATATGGAAAGGCGTTATTGAAGAGAATCGCGGTGCTCTCAAGCTGGCCAAAGAAGTGGAACGGAAACAGGGCTCTGAAACGCAACTTGATGTGAACGAGCAAAGTCTCGAATCGTATGATTTCTTCTCGACTGAGGGTTATGCCGCCTTGAGAAAGCTGTTGGAGGAAGAAAGGACGAAAGCGAATGTGGCCGTATACAACGCGGAGTGTGTGCAAGCAGTTATTGCAAGACTAGTGAATACCAGACTACCCTTGTACAAGTAAGTCTTTGATtaattatattttcgatttcaTTACAAAACCATTATAGGTATACCGTCGTGAATAACATCGCTTTAATTTGTTGTTAGTTTTTGCCATGTTGCTGCTTTATTGACATTTTTTATAATTTCTGGATGGCTTTGTTTACAAGTCGACAAGCCTATTCGTAATTGCTAGTTTTAACCCTAATCGCTACCTCTCACAAAGGTATTTGTCAAGTATAATGGACGCACAGAAGTAATGTTTTGTTggaatttttatattttataaaagaTTGGTGGGAGACAACATCGACTATGAAATACATGCAAGAGTCCAGTCACAACAGCATAAAAACCGATCGATTCACTGGACACACCAGTTTGCTGTTCTGGACAGAGTCCAAGATCCCAGTCTCGATAACTACAGCAGCCAGAAACCAGTCAATGAGATTCAGTTGGCAGATCTCCTACCAGACAAAAATGTCCAGGCAAATTTGGTCAGGAATTGGGCAGTTATTGTCAGTCGTGCCATAACCAAGTATTTGCCACCATTTCAGTCATTTCAAGATGTTGTGGTTAGGCACATACCTCATGCATATTCCAAAGAAATGTCTGAGAAATCTGAGTCTGTAGGTCTTATTGTTGTTACTAATAATTATCTATTATGtgataattttaagaaatttcagtacattcatttcatttgatAGTGTGAactgagaaaaaggaaaagaattaCCTTtaattaaagttcctttctaTTGTCAGGGTCAACAACAATTATGTTTTCTTGCAATACTATAATTACCCAAATGCTAACACcaaagttttgaaaaattcgaaaataaatttaaacccAAGTAGCAGGAAATAGTTTAGAACTTTAACATTAATATGATCACTACAAAACAGCTGAAAACAGACAACTGAAATTAGCCTTGCATCATGTAGCATTTACAACATAATTACAAACCATTAGTATTAGGGAAGAAGACATGATCCCCATAtgtttatttccacaatttttgtGCTTTAGTGTTTTCTAGGAATGCAGTTCCTGAACCCAAATGTTTCAGGAGAGATGGCTCAGCTTCTGCAACACAATCAAGAACATTATGTACCTTGCTTGACTAAAGCAAACAGCAAGATAATCCTTGAAAAGATACCTCTACATGGTGACCAACTTTTCGAAGAACGAGCAAGAAATGTCATTTGGACTTACAGGGATGGAGTTGATGAATACGAAAGACTTGAAGGTATTGACACGGAGTTTGCAGACTGGCATGCCAAATACACCTTATACAAGGTAAAAGAGAGGGGTAGCCTATATTAATGGTAAAAATTTCCATACAATTATCCAAGAacttcaatagaccattttacagttgttgttgtatttAGTGCTACCAACAATTATGGCCATTATAAGTAAGAAACAGTagtgcatttttctttttgttaaattCCTCTATCTGTgaatgtattgtattgtcaaTAAAGCATCTATgtatttaaaaaataacaacaataataataacattaaataTAATACAGTGATGATTTCTTCACTCAAACTAGACAGAGTTCAAGATGTTCGTAGACCACTCTTCTGCTGCAGAAGTGGGTACCACCAGAGCAAGCATTAACCGGACAGGGAAGACAAATGCTGCAAAAGGAGTGGAAAATCACTATAATGAATATAGCGAGTTCCATGCCAGAGAGATAGAAGCACACATATGTGCCTCTTTTATGGAAATGACAGGAATGAAAGCAATTGatggtaacaataataatgaataacatTAATTTTCACTGCTTATGTAACAACTCTCTCTTTGGGACACCTCTTTAAAACAAATACTGGGTGTTGGTcttttaaaggaacattttacACGATTTCAAGAAATCTGGACTCTCTAAGCTAAAGAGCTGATGTACATGTCCTATGCATAGTAGCTCTAAAATGATGGATTGGTAATTACGTCTGTCTCTTTTGGTTTACTGCCAAAATTGGAAAGGGGATACATGAagattgtacatgtagctgtatTATGATCCTCGTCACccaataaatattttaaaatgaataacatgcataattatatctccaacaataaaaaaatggctGCACCTCTTTTATTCAGATAGACCAGGCATCCTAATGCCTGATTCATCAATCTCCAAAACGACAAGAGCGAAGTGGCTGCTGGAAATCTGTGAAGAGCACGTACAGAAATATGTCTTCAATGCAGATGAGCTGACATCTCTGGTTGCTCAAACCACTGAACTTGAAGCAGCAAATCAAGGTGAAAGGTGGACATGCCGTGCAGACAACTGTAATATGAGCTATGCATATCATTCTGGAAGAGTTCGGTAACAGCATTTcttaaaatatgaaataaattcTCTATTAACTCCTTAGTTACATAATATCAAGATGCAATAAAGGGGGCCTTATTTTTCAATCGGTGGGGAAGGGGGATGGGAATGGGGTGCACAACAAGTATAATGTAATAACTGTTGTTATTATTCATCAGACttactatgaaaaatctgattggtcgcgAGAATTCAAGCatttatctgcctcagccttcggctccGGAAAATAACACAGACCTGACcttggttttgataattcatgatatgctcaacctcattcaataattgtttataatttgaTTTGTTGATATGACAGGCATGAAATCGAGACACACAACTTGTCATTTGATAATGGACAGGACATCAGAGATCCTTTTGGCTACTACTTCTGTAGACTACGATGTGgtcttgtttttaaaacaaaggcTACAAGAAACAGGTATCATTGATATATATTATTCAAGTCACTATAACAATTTTGAGCCAAAAGAGCATTGTGAggtacaaattattttttaacaacaGGTATAAATTAATATCAACTAAAAGTTTAGAATTAGTGACATGAAACAACAGCTCCACATTCCATATCTCACAGAAATTAACTACTGATTGCACAAAAGAATTTTGCATCCCTgctatttcaattttttttctggtattAATTTGACAGGCATGAAGAACAAAAGCATGACCAGAAGCTTGCAAATGCTGTTATTCCACAAGAACAAAGTCAAGATGACTTCAAATTTAACTATCACAGTGCCAAACTTACTTTTGGACTTCTGTTGTTTGAATTCAATGATTCCATCAAAGAAGGCGATGGCGGTAGGCTATTCGAACTTTACAAACTTGCTATGTTAATTTACAAAACCCATGGCCACTACAAATATG containing:
- the LOC138008812 gene encoding uncharacterized protein → MSEKSPSDNCRLCSISFKVKFGNVAGKQSHSSSENLFKPSKRKDCFGVVLGNICRQVGLELIQDSQVFSDRVCNPCGRKIRNLGQLYQFVKAGTSKTASTPSKSSGKRDLDTPEKASPSWRKSKVVRVHSPAAKTPLREVNMSRKSLAFGTENMVSACASAAEDEMLRKLNVDDLPQTGLQVKVVYRNPSGQVIARIPRDEESKALVRNIACEKWREASNVVLKHEEIAAEVKQGISKAVSKEFNEYLKSGSMLELRNPDELAGFSNKLFMEEVRIFCPVWYDCVLGACGLSREDMQEGGRDVNSLALATATIARVRNTKASSIHYRISTILFHSGVKHDDLLRLNRMGICMSPDSIIRLQNKMNEQLEGRVKIWKGVIEENRGALKLAKEVERKQGSETQLDVNEQSLESYDFFSTEGYAALRKLLEEERTKANVAVYNAECVQAVIARLVNTRLPLYK